tataaaaatagTAATTGTACTTCTGTCTCGTGGTTCACATATTCTAAAACAGCTTTAATTTGACCCTTTTATGTCTTCGGATCTGTCTCTATGCCATGGCAATCCACGTTCCTCGTTTGTGTAATACACGGAGAATTATACTATCCTCTTCCTCGTGCCCATTAAAACCACCTAGCCGGCACCTGCTACAACAAATATTGCCTTGTTTTGGTTTTTTATGATTTGGAACTTGTTGCTTTACATTTTCTAAGACAGTAAGATTCCAAGTCTTGACTTGTAAAAATCATCTCAATATTAGAATTAGCAAgaatttctaaacaattgaatttAAGCATTTAATGATAGTCCAGTGTATTAATCAAgtactaattaattaattaatagaaagaTTTTCTTTACCTTACCTTTCCAGAGAAGATCTGAAACGAAATTTGATGGAAGTTTCATTTGTGACTTTGTGTCCATGGAAGTGATGGTGAGCCTACAAATGACACTTGGGAAAGTGGTAGGTAAGTAGATTCCTTTCCATTCCTTTCCTTCTGCCCCCACTCACTCTCTGAAATATATGCCCCTTATCTCTGTGCTGAGCATGTTTTTTCCTTATCTTCAAAGTTTAAATATATTTTGCTCCCTACAAATATTGTCTAGACAATAAACAAAGTTGGCTTAACAAACCTTATATCATATTCTAGTGAAAAACATGATCAGTTTGATCCGTTTCTTGATTTTTAGGAATTTTTTGATCTTGTTGGTCAAATTTCACTCTGGTTTTAATAGAGAAAAATGCCAAAATGGCACATGTGGAATTGTGTTCATTTATAGGGATAAGCTGGGAACCTTAAAACAATTGTACAactcattattattatttcctgtAGGAGAAACACGTAGTTCAAACTTCAAACCATAAATAATTGAGGGAGAGAACTTTGTCTGAAAGAGATATATAGCTGAGCAGTAAGTCTCAGAACAAAGTGAGTCTTCCCACTTGGTTTTGTCTAAATATATCATATTCATATGGTTTTGGCTCACACCAAATCACTCACAGTTTTTAGCTATATAGAATACCGCTGTGTTTCAGTGATAATTCAGGCAAAAATATTAATTActatatcatcatcaacaaccatGGCTGGTATGCTTCCAGGAGTAGAGCTTGCTAGAAGGAGGAGGACTAGTCATCATTTCTTTGACAGTAATTGTCGGGATTCTACTCGTCATCAACGAATTGATACATCTAGTACTATGGATGAAGCTGCTCATAAAGCTCGTCGCAGACTCGAAGAAAAACTCCGTGGTCTTGCTCCTTCTTCCAGGTATTATACATAGCTTAGTCTATCTAGCTCTTCTCAATTTCACTCATCAGTATATGGATCAATCATATCTTCATTTATTAATGGATACTTGAATCACTTATCTTGATGTCTGCGTATGTTAGCAATTTTGGCCTAACCGGTTGAATGAGGAAGCTCACTGGAAACTGAGAGAAAGTTGAATaaagaatctttgaatctgaCATAGAAGTCAACAACTTTCGGTTGATGTCCCTTGACTTGTTGACTTGCACCTAGTTTGAgaaaaggaaaatgatcaatttggGTTTCTGGGAACTGGGAACCTTCTTTAGGGAGTGCATGGCCCTTAAAAATATTTAAGAAAGTTTCTTCTGGATGGGAAACTGTCTTCGTATAATTCAGTCAATATCTGAGCATGTAGCAATTGATAGAATTTATAAACTCTAAAAATTGGATTTCAATTGTTTTCTGGTACACTGAAAATAGTCAGTCAGGCGTTTATTCTCTCATTTTTGCGTAGTATAACGTAAATTATGCATGaatttttctattatttttcttcccaaATTGGGATAGTAAATTAAGATTGATATGGTTCTGACGGTTATTGAGCCAATGGCAGAAGGAATACAGTACTCCATACTAACAATAACAACAACAGTAATGAAGGAAGAAGCTCTAGACCTGCAAAAGAAGTTGGAAaggaagtagtggtagtaggaaCAAAGTTTGCACAATTGGAAAGAATGAATTCACATAGAGAAGTTTGTTCCATTTGCTTAGAAGAATTTGGGACTCAACGACAGGTTATGCACTTGCCCTGTTTTCCTAAATATCATTCAGACTGTCTTCAACCATGGCTCACTAATCATTCACATTGCCCTTACTGTAGAACCCAAGTCCATCCCCAATCTCTACCTTGATTTTCATTTCTCTTTGTTGTACTTGTTGCTAAGATGTGTGTTTTGGTATCACTCTTATTTGAAAGAATCTGTGAACTATATTTGTAATAGACAAAGGTCAGTATTAAATGttattagatatatatatatatatatatatatatgggcccACATATATTAAGAAGATTTGCATAAATAAAGATCATATTATATTGAAGATATTAAATTGAAGAccggaagatattgaagatcatgCAATATATTTTGTACATAGCAAGTCTCATATAAATTAGGAGTagaatttataatattttattttctcttaatttttcttttatttctttatattttatatctttgtaaATCAAGTAATgtaattacatatatatatatgtgaataTAATTCTAAGTCTAACCAAGTTGGAAAGACAAGTAAACAAGAGGTGTGTCCATTTCTATGATGGTATACAAGAGCTAGTGAGTAAAAGATCCATAATCCAAGTAAGTTTCTCCACttttttgtttagtcaattgaaatggtaactcctccttcttctccaacCAAAAAACCGGATGATTCTCTTTCGGAAACTCCAATTGAACCCACACCAAAAGTGGCGATTAATGATCCGTATGCGATTCACCATTCAGATAATACTAGTCTTGTTTTGTTCACTCCTCTCTTGAATGGCGACAATTATGGAATTTGGGCACGTGGAATCACCATGGCTCTTTCCGCCAAAGACAAGATGAATTTTATTAATGGGTCAATTTTGGAACCCGAGGATTCAAACTTGTATGCTAGATGGAAAAGATCTACTAATCTTGTTAAGATGTGGATCACCAACTCAATAGAACCAGATATAAAATCTAGTTTTATGTATGTCGATTCAGCATATCAactctggaatgaactccatgaTCATTTTTACCAATCCAATGCTCCCAAAATTTTTGAGttgaaacatgcaatttccacTCTAAAAATTGAAGGGATGTCTGTATCAATGTTTTTCACAAAGATGAAAGCATTATGGGAGGAGCTGGACGCAACTTCCATGGGCATTACCCCATGTATTTGTGCTGCAGGAAAAGAAATTGCCGAACACCGCAACAGAGATAAGGTGATGGAATTTTTGCAAGGTCTTGATGACAGATTTGCGAAtgtaaaaaaatttgttttgttgATGGATCCTATTCCATCAATCAATAAGGTTTACAACCTTGTTCGTCAGGAAGAAAAACAGTTACATATTTCTACATCCTCCAATGTTCAAGTTGAGAGTGCAACCCTTTTTAATCAAAGAAGTGAATCAAAGTATTCAAAAAGTCCGGCGAATAAGAAACCTAGACCTTTTTGTGACCATTGTAATATGATTGGTCATTCTCGAGAAAAATGTTGGAAGCTGAATGGTTATCCACCAAATTATGTTCCAAAGTCCAAAGAAAGACAAGGGACAATGCTTGCCACATCAAGGAACGAGAAAGAATCTTCGACACCAAAAGAATCGTTCACAGCTGATGATTATCAAGAGTACATGAAGTTCAAATCTTTTATGGCTTCCAAAGGTGGTGATTTTTCTGTTGTTTCATCAGCAAATCTTGCAGGTAAAATTCTAACTAcatctaatttttctttttcattagtAGATCTAAATCTAGCAGGTAGAGTTTTGAGCGTATCTAACTCAAGTTGGATAGTTGACAGTGGTGCATCAAATCATTGTTGTTATTTACTATCAATGTTTTCATCTTATAAATCTGCACCTGCAAATCTATCTGTTCAATTGCCTGACGGATCTAGTACCTGTGTGAAACACATAGGGACAATTATATTCTCATCTCTTCTCAAAATAGAAGATGTTTATCACATACctgattttaaatttaatttattatctATTAGTCAACTCACCAGATCACTTGGTTGTTCTGCGAATTTTTCTTGTAACTTGTGTACATTTCAGGACCATACAAAGAAGATGCAGATTGGTCTGGCTAATCAAGTAGGAGGTCTTTATTATCTCCAACAAAGTTCGATAAATTCAGTTAGAAATAATAAGTCATTTGATTTATGGCATTGGCGTCTAGGGCATCCATCCTTGGAACGTCTAAAAATTTTAAGTAGTAATTTTAATTATATTAATTCCAGCTGCACTCACAAGTGTGAGATTTGTCCATTAGCAAAACAATCAAGGTTACCTTTTAATAAAAGTAGTATTTCTAGTAAATCTCCTTTTGAGTTAATTCATTGTGATTTATGGGGACCGTTTTCGGTTCCATCTTTAAATGGTGCACGATATTTTATTACTATTGTTGATGATTATACACGTTGCACTTGGGTATTCTTAATGAATTCAAAATctgaaacaaaaaaatatttagattatttttttaattttgtgataaatcaatataagtcaaaaattggtACTATCTCGTGCGGATCTGGAAAAATCTATATTCCCCGGATTCAAAAATTTCGTTCCGATAATGGAACCGAATTCCTGACAAAGGGCTTACAACAATGGTTTCTCCAAAATGGAATTTTACATCAAAGGAGTTGTgtatacactccacaacaaaatggtgttgtagAACGCAAACACCGTCATCTACTTAATGTAGCAAGATCACTCCGTTTTCAAGCAGGTTTACCATTAGAATTTTGGGGAGAATGTATTATGGTAGCAGGGTATTTGATCAATATGATGCCCACACCAGTACTCAATTATATATCTCCGCATGAAGTCCTTTTCGGATCACCGCCAAATTGTTCACATCTTAGAGTATTTGGTTGTTTATGTTTTGCTCGCAACACAAGCCCTTCTCATAAATTTGATGCTCGAGCAAAACCAGGAATTTTTATTGGGTATCCATACAATCAAAAAGGTTATAAGATATTTGATttagaaacaaagaaaatctatACTTCAAGAGATGTCATATTTCATGAACGAACATTTCCATATGGCAATGCGATTTTACCATCGCCAGAATTAAACCAATTCAATGATTCTGACCAGTATTCAGAAGAGTtagaaaacagtaatgaataTGAATCAGATAAAAACGCCGCAATTCCTACTTCTCCACGAAATACGACTATTACTCCTTTTAATTCGCCTGGATATTTACCTTCCTCGTCACAAGGATGCACATATAGCCATGCTTCGTTGAACGAAGACACTCAATGTGAAACTCCTCCATCCATGAGTGAGTCACATTCATCTTCAATGACATCTCATGGACCGTCATTATCATCATTAAATGAATCCCAAATGAATGAGCGAATCTCATCACGTCCCATTAGGGATCGTAATCCTCCAGCATATCTAAAAGATTATATATGCAAAGTGATGGAAACTCCTAGTTTAGAGGGTCCAAAGTATCCTCTTAATCATTTCCTTTCTTATACTAAAATGTCTGAACAGCATAAGACATTTCTCACAAAAGTTCTCGTCACTGATGTACCCACTAATTATCTCCAAGCCATCAAAATTCCAGTATGGAAAGATGCGATGTTCAAGGAGGTACATgctcataaacaaaataataCCTGGacaaaaaaatccttacctaaagGAAAAAAAGcgattggttgtaaatgggtatacaaaattaaatataatcCAGATGGCTCGATCGAAAGATATAAAGCCCGATTAGTCGCCAAAGGTTATACACAAGTGGAAGGTAtcgattttcatgaaaccttTGCACCTGTCGCAAAATTAGTAACTGTAAGAGTTTTACTTTCTTTGGCTGCAATTCGTGGATGGCACTTACATCAACTTGATGTGAATAATGCTTTTCTtcaaggagatttggaagaagaaGTATACATGAAACTTCCACCAGGATTTGAAAGTTCAGATGGCACGCAAGTATGTCGCTTAAATAAATCTatatatggtttaaaacaagcatccCGACAATGGTTTGCTACATTTTCATCTGCACTTATTAGTGAAGGTTTTCAACAATCTAAATCAGATTATTCACTCTTTACCTATAATCGCAGATCTACGTATATATATGTTttagtatatgtagatgatattatcaTTACAGGTAATGATGAAAACTCTATATCAAAATTCAAAGTGTCTCTAGAAAATCGGTTTTCGCTTAAAAATTTGGGACGCTTACAGTACTTTCTAGGGATTGAAGTTTCCCGTTCAGATCTAGGTATATTTCTTTGTCAAAGAAAATACATTATTGATCTTTTAAAAGACATGGGGCTAACCGCATCCAAAGTAGTTTCTTTTCCCATGGAGCAAAATCTTCGCCTCAAACCTACAGATGGTGAACCATTATCTGACCCTACACCATATCGTAGACTTATTGGTCGACTTTTGTATCTAACTGTTACTCGGCCAGACATCACCTATGTAGTGAATATTTTAAGTCAATTTATGCAAAATCCTAGAACTGCTCATCATGATGCAGCTTTACGTGTTTTGCGTTATCTCAAAGGGACTATTGGACATGGAATTCTTTTGTCCGCTAAAAGTTCTCTTCATTTACGGGGTTATACCGATTCAGACTGGGCTGGTTGTCCAACCACTCGTCGTTCAACAACGGGATATTTCACCATGTTGGGAGATAGTCCTATTTCATGGAAATCTAAGAAACAACCAACTGTTTCTCGATCTTCCGCCGAAGCCGAATATAGGGCAATGGCCAATTTAACTGCTGAATTACAGTGGTTAAAGTATCTTTTCCGAGACCTTCATATTCCTACTTCAGAACCTTTCACACTTTACTGTGATAGTCAAGCATCAATTCATATAGCTGAAAATCCTGTCTTCCATGAACGAACCAAACATATCGAAATCGATTGTCATTTCGTTCGTGAGAAGATTCAAAGTAACCTCATTACTCCACGTTATATAAAATCAGCCGATCAAATCGCTGATATTTTTACCAAACCTCTAGGTGCCGAATTATATACTCGATTAACTAGCAAGTTGGGAGTTCTCGATATTTCTCCTCcacctccaacttgagggggggtattaaatgttattagatatatatatatgggcCCACATATATTAAGAAGATTTGCATAAATAAAGATCATATTAtattgaagatattgaagatattaaATTGAAGActggaagatattgaagatcatgCAATATATTTTGTACATAGCAAGTCTCATATAAATTAGGAGTagaatttataatattttattttctcttaatttttcttttatttctttatattTATATCTTTGTAAATCAAGTAatgtaattatatatatatatatatatatatatatgaatataatTCTAAGTCTAACCAAGTTGGAAAGACAAGTAAACAAGAGGTGTGTCCATTTCTATGAGTCAGGTCGACTACAAATTTGCAGCTTGGTTTGGTCACTCAAAACTGGCCTGATATTGCCTAATCGAAGTAAATCTATTATAAAACTAAAGAATCTTGGCAACACGCAGATTGTATTGACCATCCTTCCAGCCTTGTATGTAAGACACGATACAACTGATTTTATCATCTTGGTCTTTAACACAAAAAGGAGAATAGAGAACTTATTTGGTTTTGGATTTCTTAACGGAAGCTTAGGGACACAGATATTAAATCCGTGTTAAGAAGAATCCACAATTCCACATCCATAACTTAAGTCTTCCAAGGGACAAATGTGTATCACGCTGCCTGCAGCTACTTGCTTGAGAAGAGTATAATGTGGTGGGTTGGGTTACGCTTACTGCTACTGCTTGAATTAAAGGCCCAGGTGGGCTAGCCCAGCTCTGTGCCTAGTCATTGTACAGTCTTACGAGTTAcgaatgaacgattttttggggaccatggtttttcttgggggaccatggttttagtTTGGGTAAAAAAATTAGAAATAAtctaggtcatcccttatctagatatttatattaatacctaaattatcctcttaattaattttgggtgatgattagctagtgttaataacagttagtgtaatgattagtgagatgattaagttaaagataattgcggagattaaaaaatcagatgagttttttttttttaaagaagtagaattattgagagagtaaagttagagaagatgaagaaggaaaacatgaaaaacgatggattttaccaaccacaaccggaggaagggtatttgggtacccaggtatgcttcaaacttagataatgttggttgaattgctccaaactttcaaaaaaatgaaaatttttatataaatttgggccagttcggttaaccttatgtcaacaacatgtaaccgaacacatctgaaagtgtagttcggttaccatatgtcaagaacatgtaaccgaacacacctgaaagtgtagttcggttacgttttccaaacacgcaggttaccgaacttgctcattaatggaggttttggtcgtacagtgcaatgttcggttacctacgataaaatggtaggtaaccgaactttgaacttgacaatttatttgagtacatcttgtgtgttcggttagttcgcaaacttcaacgcaaccaagttcccaaccgaacttcaggttaaaagtaacctagtattagaagttcggttggttcgcaaacttcaacatattttgcgaatcaaccgaactgggattataggtagagttcggttacaaagaaaacttaataattttgcgaacgaaccgaacttatggacttgtattgttctaatacaaggagttcggttaaaagtattttttttgcgaatcaaccgaactttgagttcggttaagaaaaaaataatttgtgataaccgaactttttactgaaaaaaaactccattaaacctctctggaactttcattttcaactcattttaatgattagttctcatttattcaaccaaaaacgaatgaaaagtaatgggtttgtgagaatatctttgttaatgttttaaattaagctatatatagtggtggtggtggtaatcggtggttgttggtggtggtggtaatcggcggtggtgggcggtggtggtaatcggtggttggtggtggtggtggtaatcggcggtgatgggtggtggtggtggtggtaatcggtggttggtggtggtggtggtaatcggcggtggtgggaggtggtggtgagaggaggtggtggttatatatacatatatatatatagagagagaggtgGTTTTTGTgttagttttaaattaaattaggttaagggtaggttagtcatttcaatgttttaggacaccccttataactatagggaatgTTGCCttataagaccatggtccccccaaaaaaaccatggtccctaaaaaatcattcttacgAATAGGGGTGAGCATTTTTTCCGTAACCCGCGGATCTAACCGGGATCAACTGTATTTTTGTGGATGGATGTCCAGACCATTCGCTAATGGTTGGGCCCGGATGCAATCTTGAAAattcgttggacatccatattcGTTAGATTAAgggcgtttatatagtttctagaaaatatgtagatagttttggaatttttaaggtgTTTTCTTGGAGTGTTGTCCATGGCACTTCCAtaattatatacatatataaaacgtgtaggttctataagaagtcatttatattggttttattttttcattataaatttcaAGTAACACAAATTTATTGGATTATCCGCACCCAATCCGTTCATCCGAGCATccattggatgttggattggatgcggatgccaaatttgaaatccgtagtaGATTGGATTGGATGCTGATGAGgtaaaaaccggtccataccgtcCCATGATCACCCCTAGTTACGAAAGATACGACACATTATTAAAGGAGCTTTTTCAGGCCCATGGGCTTCTTGTTCTTTTATGGACTACTCTTAAAAGAGTTTTTTTGTTGGTTGGTCCAAAGCGAATATCGTTATTTATAGTAGAGTCCAACCAGAATTTtattttatccggaggtccaaaattaattaaaacatataaatgaccataataccccctactaccaaacgtgtgtctACATGCTCATtatatcgagtacatatctgctgcactgcttacaaattcgagtacatatctgccacactgctacaaatctgagtacatatctgtcgcactgcttacatatctgttagaatcaatgataaataaattagaaaacgtattatATCAATTATATTATAGGATCATACCAATTAATCTCTAACATTTCTTCAATACAATATTAAAtcatagaaaaaataaaagaaaacttatAGATGCACAGTAAACACAGAAAAAGCTATACAAAactagcacatatttcagtattttgCATACATACTCATTGATCAAACAAAGAAAagtggcaaaactctgaataaaacataatcagaagaagtttctatcagtacgccatatacgtactgcgtattcatgaactaaaaatcaactgcacgtaaagaagaattgatgaatccatgaatataacataataaaagcacatatttcagtattacacatacgtactcatagaTCGAACCCAAAACAGTGGAAAAAATCTGAATAAAAGTGAATCATAAGAAGTTTTTATCAGTATgccatatacgtactgcgtattcatgaaaaaaatcaactgcatgtcaagaagaagtgatgaatccatgaatataaccgaatcaaagcacatattttagTACTACACAtatgtactcatggatcgaatccaaaaacagtggcaaaactctgaataaaacagaatccgaagaagtttttatcagtacgccatatacgtaTTGCGTATTCATGATtaaaaaaatcaactgcatgtcaagaagaagtgatgaatccacgAATATAagcgaatcaaagcacatatttcattattacacatagtactcatggatcgaacccaaaaacagtggAAAATCTctgaataaaaaataatcaataaaagtttctatcagtacgccatatacgtaCTGTGTATTCATGATCAAAAAAATAAACTGCATGCATGTCAAGAAGatgtgatgaatccatgaatataactgAATCAACACACATATTTCAGGATTACACATGATACGTACTAATGGATCAAACCAACAAAAAAGaggcaaaactctgaataaaacagaatcagaagaatTTTATATCAGTATGCTATATACGTACtatcaattcatacacaaaaacaaactgtaACAAACTTAAAAACATAAAAGCgttatgaaaatcgatttgatcttcataatacaatcaaaaaacaaatcaaaagaagaaaaacgaacaaaataatcaaacaagatgattagaaaacatacctggaaacacaaacaatcttCTCGTCATAAATCATAAAAATGCAtcttctccttcttttttttctcaaaaataaACTAGGTTTTTGTAAGTACGGGATATACGTATTGTTGcttcatacacaaaaacaaactgaaataaatctaaaaccaacaaaatgcAACTGATATAATTAAATCTAATAAAGGAATGAACAAAGAATGTGATTACTCATCTAGatctaataaataatcaacaaatcaaatatgGGGATCGAAAGCGTAATCAAACACAACAACGATTAGATcgtgaaaaccctaaaataaacatcgcaagagaaagatcttcatctgatttgGTAGAAACGAGaaagattgaagaaaaataaattgGATTTGGTCAAAACCAAATCGCAACAGGAGTGAGagggaaagagaaagagaaaacgaATCTGAAATGTTAAATGCTCTTCTCGTGCTTATAGACCTGTTAAATAGGAAaggttatttttagtattttaaaGT
This DNA window, taken from Papaver somniferum cultivar HN1 chromosome 3, ASM357369v1, whole genome shotgun sequence, encodes the following:
- the LOC113360166 gene encoding probable E3 ubiquitin-protein ligase RHY1A yields the protein MAGMLPGVELARRRRTSHHFFDSNCRDSTRHQRIDTSSTMDEAAHKARRRLEEKLRGLAPSSRRNTVLHTNNNNNSNEGRSSRPAKEVGKEVVVVGTKFAQLERMNSHREVCSICLEEFGTQRQVMHLPCFPKYHSDCLQPWLTNHSHCPYCRTQVHPQSLP
- the LOC113357753 gene encoding uncharacterized protein LOC113357753, which codes for MVTPPSSPTKKPDDSLSETPIEPTPKVAINDPYAIHHSDNTSLVLFTPLLNGDNYGIWARGITMALSAKDKMNFINGSILEPEDSNLYARWKRSTNLVKMWITNSIEPDIKSSFMYVDSAYQLWNELHDHFYQSNAPKIFELKHAISTLKIEGMSVSMFFTKMKALWEELDATSMGITPCICAAGKEIAEHRNRDKVMEFLQGLDDRFANVKKFVLLMDPIPSINKVYNLVRQEEKQLHISTSSNVQVESATLFNQRSESKYSKSPANKKPRPFCDHCNMIGHSREKCWKLNGYPPNYVPKSKERQGTMLATSRNEKESSTPKESFTADDYQEYMKFKSFMASKGGDFSVVSSANLAGPYKEDADWSG